Proteins co-encoded in one Cytophaga hutchinsonii ATCC 33406 genomic window:
- a CDS encoding T9SS type A sorting domain-containing protein, which translates to MTYTEAKTTSTTAAGAWADATKWSAGLPADGDVVIINHVMDFTNVNINIGANTTYTFAPGSNGSSIPLSLGMSSSTAVLNINANVSFAGGINLNGGTINVYEGATLTVTNQINQAGTKINVEAGGNFNVTGSYINNGGDIHVDGLVTISGTYDGQNATATVTGSGDITTTGHMKGLNGSTIFGIINPDCGGPCSGRNLCGRTVSSLPRAATYCTSGAAVVLTASFSSGSSPTYQWQSSLTNTEAGFSNILVNGNSNTYSATPGVTTYYRVKITIGGCTSVTPVSLVTISTCSKTWLGGTSGTETNWATATNWSPAGVPAATDDVTIPVLPVNKPVISGSVNVKSITIDLGSSLTLAANSTLNSYGNIVNNGTFTSVPTAAVAFKGSTLQTIYGIPSLHKVSVDNTQGISILTALTVNGTLTLTNGAVATNSNLTLNFDNGGNIAYNPADAGSITGEITGRRDGLVRTHYIASPFSSSTSGQVGATTPLYYNNYWKMYSRDFTTQGWVAVTNTTTPLTQGTGFSVAFSNTSSLILTGSYSHTFTLPATNYSNAAAGKYILIGNPYPSTLDWTSAGFTKTNVGGAIYLWSGASSQTSSWVANVGTGPNGSQYIGPMQAFLVATTGTGGNSSVAINNTARLSTQNPSYARVASDEIVRIKITTENPDLWDDAVVRFNENATSEFDAEFDAYKIINQGFVPSVYTTSGTNNYSIHSVSDAAALPTIPVTVKLPSDGNYTLSVSKSDPSAEYVLIDKKLGTENLLSGPSYVFSGLVSDDANRFELQLRTSVTTGTHTANAASGLQIHSSSKGFVIQTSQFNGSTANIEILDVTGKVVKVLSGKNISDNTTFIPLDLAEGAYIVKVNIDHNVFAQMISLVK; encoded by the coding sequence ATGACATATACGGAGGCAAAAACGACCTCTACAACAGCAGCAGGTGCGTGGGCAGATGCAACTAAATGGTCGGCTGGATTACCTGCAGACGGCGATGTTGTGATTATTAACCATGTGATGGACTTTACGAATGTGAACATCAACATTGGTGCAAACACAACGTATACATTTGCACCCGGTTCAAACGGATCATCCATTCCATTGTCATTGGGTATGTCAAGCTCAACGGCAGTGCTGAACATCAATGCGAATGTTTCATTTGCAGGCGGGATCAACTTAAACGGAGGAACGATTAATGTGTATGAAGGTGCTACTTTAACCGTTACCAATCAGATTAACCAGGCAGGTACAAAAATTAATGTTGAAGCAGGAGGGAATTTTAATGTTACAGGAAGTTATATAAATAACGGCGGAGATATTCACGTAGATGGGTTGGTTACTATTTCCGGTACGTACGACGGACAGAACGCAACAGCTACTGTAACCGGTTCGGGAGATATTACTACAACGGGTCACATGAAAGGGTTGAACGGAAGTACCATTTTCGGTATTATCAATCCGGATTGCGGCGGCCCGTGCAGCGGTAGAAATCTATGCGGAAGAACTGTTTCATCATTACCGAGAGCGGCTACATACTGTACATCCGGAGCAGCTGTAGTATTAACGGCTTCATTCAGTTCCGGATCGTCTCCTACCTATCAATGGCAATCAAGCTTAACCAATACAGAAGCTGGTTTTTCAAATATTCTGGTAAACGGTAATTCAAATACCTATTCTGCAACACCGGGTGTTACGACTTATTACAGGGTTAAAATTACCATTGGCGGCTGTACAAGTGTTACTCCGGTATCTCTGGTAACAATCAGCACATGTAGTAAAACATGGCTGGGTGGAACTTCCGGAACGGAAACAAACTGGGCAACGGCAACAAACTGGAGTCCAGCCGGTGTGCCCGCTGCGACGGATGATGTTACAATACCCGTACTGCCAGTGAACAAGCCTGTTATCAGCGGTTCAGTAAATGTTAAGAGCATCACCATTGATTTAGGAAGTTCACTTACATTAGCGGCAAACAGTACCTTAAATTCTTATGGAAATATTGTAAATAACGGTACGTTTACTTCCGTACCAACAGCTGCTGTCGCATTTAAAGGAAGTACCCTGCAAACTATTTATGGCATACCTTCCTTACATAAAGTATCCGTAGATAATACACAAGGTATTTCAATACTTACCGCTTTAACAGTAAACGGTACGCTTACTTTAACAAATGGGGCAGTTGCAACAAATTCTAATCTTACCCTAAACTTTGATAACGGAGGAAATATTGCCTACAACCCTGCAGATGCCGGCAGTATAACGGGGGAGATAACCGGCCGCAGAGACGGATTGGTGCGTACACATTATATCGCTTCTCCGTTCAGCAGTTCAACTTCAGGACAGGTAGGTGCAACAACCCCGTTGTATTACAACAATTACTGGAAAATGTATTCCAGAGATTTTACAACACAGGGATGGGTAGCTGTTACCAATACAACCACTCCACTTACACAGGGAACAGGGTTTTCAGTTGCTTTTTCCAATACAAGTTCATTGATACTGACAGGAAGTTATAGTCATACCTTTACGTTGCCGGCAACCAATTATTCTAATGCTGCTGCAGGTAAATACATACTGATTGGTAATCCATATCCATCAACGTTAGACTGGACTTCAGCCGGATTTACAAAAACAAATGTAGGCGGTGCTATTTATTTATGGAGCGGAGCAAGCAGCCAGACATCAAGCTGGGTAGCCAATGTAGGAACAGGACCTAATGGTTCTCAATATATAGGTCCAATGCAGGCGTTTCTTGTAGCAACAACAGGTACCGGAGGAAATTCAAGTGTTGCTATTAACAATACAGCACGTTTAAGTACGCAGAATCCTTCTTATGCGCGGGTAGCATCAGATGAAATTGTACGTATTAAGATAACAACTGAAAATCCTGATTTATGGGATGACGCGGTAGTGCGATTCAATGAAAATGCAACCAGTGAGTTTGATGCAGAATTTGATGCGTATAAAATCATAAATCAAGGGTTTGTTCCATCTGTTTATACGACTTCCGGTACAAACAACTATTCCATTCATTCCGTATCGGATGCTGCTGCATTACCAACTATTCCGGTAACTGTAAAACTTCCCTCTGATGGTAATTATACCTTAAGTGTATCGAAAAGTGATCCATCCGCAGAGTATGTATTGATAGATAAAAAACTTGGTACAGAAAATTTACTTTCAGGCCCGTCTTATGTATTCAGTGGTTTGGTATCAGATGATGCGAATCGTTTTGAACTGCAATTAAGAACAAGTGTTACAACAGGAACACATACGGCAAATGCAGCTTCTGGTCTTCAAATACATTCTTCTTCAAAAGGATTCGTAATACAAACCAGCCAATTCAATGGCAGTACAGCAAACATTGAAATTCTGGATGTAACCGGTAAAGTTGTGAAAGTACTTTCAGGTAAAAATATATCCGACAATACTACATTCATTCCGCTTGATCTTGCAGAGGGAGCTTATATCGTAAAAGTGAACATTGATCACAACGTGTTTGCACAGATGATATCCCTTGTTAAATAA
- a CDS encoding metallophosphoesterase → MRGNIMVLFISIGVFFLIDWYVFTGIKALTDFVQPTSRKIIQYVYWGFTAWTIFNLLIMYSGAYAAWPTWLRSISIGLIMGLFLTKLVFVLFLLLDDGQRLVQLIYAWFQPETQVDTVTGKTTISRSGFLLKAGLAVSAIPFAGMTYGILVGAHDYTVRKKRLVLKKLPSAWNGLKIVQLSDIHAGSFYNKTAVQRGIDMVMQQKPDIIFFTGDLVNNIAAEMDDYIDLFSTLKAPLGIYSTLGNHDYGDYVAWNSIEEKHENLTKLIGVHKKMGWDILMNEHRILKKDGQELAIIGIENWGAKGHFPKYGKMNLAYAGTETVPVKLLLSHDPSHWDAEVRQKYKDIDVMFAGHTHGMQFGIEKGGIKWSPVQWMYDQWAGLYEKDGQYLYVNRGFGFIGFPGRVGMSPEITVMELHNS, encoded by the coding sequence ATGCGTGGTAATATAATGGTTCTCTTTATTTCAATTGGTGTTTTTTTTCTGATTGATTGGTATGTTTTTACTGGTATTAAAGCACTTACAGATTTTGTTCAGCCAACAAGCCGAAAAATAATCCAATATGTTTATTGGGGTTTTACTGCGTGGACAATTTTTAATCTGCTCATTATGTATTCCGGGGCATATGCTGCCTGGCCTACCTGGCTGCGCAGTATTTCAATCGGTTTGATCATGGGATTGTTTCTGACCAAATTAGTATTTGTACTGTTTCTTCTGCTTGATGACGGGCAACGGCTTGTACAACTTATATACGCCTGGTTTCAGCCAGAAACGCAGGTAGATACTGTAACCGGAAAAACAACTATTTCACGTTCAGGTTTTTTATTGAAAGCAGGCCTGGCTGTTTCTGCAATCCCCTTTGCAGGCATGACATATGGAATACTTGTTGGCGCGCATGATTACACGGTGCGTAAAAAAAGGCTGGTATTAAAAAAATTGCCATCCGCATGGAACGGATTGAAAATTGTACAGTTATCGGATATACACGCAGGCAGTTTTTATAATAAAACCGCAGTACAGCGCGGTATTGATATGGTTATGCAGCAAAAGCCAGATATTATATTTTTTACCGGCGATCTGGTGAATAATATAGCCGCTGAAATGGACGATTATATCGACTTATTTTCAACCTTGAAAGCTCCGTTGGGGATTTATTCTACACTTGGTAATCATGATTATGGTGATTATGTTGCCTGGAACTCGATAGAAGAGAAGCATGAAAACTTAACGAAGCTGATTGGTGTGCATAAAAAAATGGGCTGGGATATTTTAATGAATGAACACCGGATTTTAAAAAAAGACGGTCAGGAACTGGCCATTATTGGTATTGAAAACTGGGGAGCCAAAGGGCATTTTCCAAAGTATGGTAAAATGAACCTGGCTTATGCAGGTACTGAAACAGTGCCGGTTAAGTTATTGTTATCACACGATCCAAGCCATTGGGATGCAGAAGTACGTCAGAAATATAAAGATATAGATGTTATGTTTGCCGGTCATACGCATGGTATGCAGTTCGGTATTGAAAAAGGCGGCATAAAATGGAGCCCTGTCCAGTGGATGTATGATCAGTGGGCCGGTTTGTATGAAAAAGACGGTCAGTATCTGTATGTTAACAGAGGGTTTGGCTTTATAGGATTTCCGGGAAGGGTTGGAATGTCTCCTGAAATAACGGTAATGGAATTACATAATTCCTAG
- a CDS encoding TolC family protein, with protein sequence MKRKIILCVHVFIACTTALFAGSLTPADTVELSVTEAENNFIKRNLLLLATNYDIESSKAQIIQAKLWPNPTVELQQGIYDPNTKKVFDASGTGQSSVEVSQLINIAGARNKNVTLQKINSELAEAQLYDLLRTLKFELRSTAYDLYYKQQSLKMYETQITSLKQTVALYEAQYQRGNVPSREVIRLQAFLISLENEKYSIMRSVHEHLQYLYILTADTIRPYYKIVLPEGYAESFANETYAVDSLFETAMENRSDVRIKQLEVNQTRQMHVLEKANAYPGLHVGGIWDRQSNYIRNYTGVVVGFDLPVFNRNQGNIKIAQNNYEKSLVNLQYAEQNVMSEVLTAYRQVSDYNTLYRNKDNNLIEEFDKMIVGFIVNYQKRNITLIEFIDFYETYKNYINSVYELRGNRLQAIEYLNFTTGVDVYEFK encoded by the coding sequence ATGAAAAGGAAAATAATTTTATGTGTACATGTATTTATTGCATGCACAACTGCTCTTTTTGCAGGTTCGCTAACACCGGCAGATACCGTTGAGCTTTCAGTTACAGAGGCTGAAAATAATTTTATCAAGCGCAATTTATTGCTGCTGGCTACTAATTATGATATCGAATCATCTAAAGCTCAGATCATTCAGGCAAAGCTCTGGCCCAATCCTACGGTCGAACTTCAGCAGGGAATTTATGATCCGAATACTAAAAAAGTATTTGATGCTTCAGGCACAGGCCAATCTAGTGTAGAAGTAAGCCAGCTGATAAATATTGCAGGTGCCCGTAATAAAAATGTAACCCTTCAGAAAATCAACAGTGAATTAGCAGAAGCACAGCTGTATGATTTGCTGCGTACATTAAAATTTGAATTGCGATCAACCGCCTATGACCTGTATTACAAACAGCAGTCGCTTAAAATGTATGAAACGCAGATTACCTCTCTTAAACAAACGGTTGCTTTATACGAAGCACAATATCAAAGAGGCAATGTGCCTTCCAGAGAAGTGATTCGTTTACAGGCATTTTTAATATCGCTTGAAAATGAAAAATATTCCATCATGCGTTCGGTGCATGAACATCTGCAATACCTTTACATATTAACAGCAGATACTATACGGCCCTATTATAAAATTGTACTGCCGGAAGGTTATGCAGAATCGTTTGCGAATGAAACATATGCCGTTGATTCGTTGTTCGAAACGGCCATGGAAAACAGATCAGATGTCCGTATCAAACAATTGGAAGTTAATCAGACCAGGCAAATGCATGTATTGGAAAAGGCCAATGCCTATCCGGGTTTACATGTAGGTGGTATCTGGGACAGACAATCAAACTACATCCGTAATTATACAGGCGTTGTTGTTGGGTTTGACCTTCCGGTCTTCAACCGGAACCAGGGTAATATTAAAATTGCACAGAATAATTATGAAAAAAGTCTGGTGAACCTTCAGTATGCCGAGCAGAATGTAATGAGTGAAGTTTTAACGGCATACAGACAAGTAAGCGATTACAATACGTTATATAGAAATAAAGACAATAATCTCATCGAAGAATTTGATAAAATGATTGTGGGTTTTATTGTTAATTATCAGAAACGAAATATTACACTCATTGAATTTATAGATTTTTATGAAACGTATAAAAACTATATCAACAGTGTATATGAATTAAGAGGGAATCGATTACAGGCAATAGAATACTTGAATTTTACAACAGGAGTTGATGTATATGAATTTAAATAA
- a CDS encoding efflux RND transporter periplasmic adaptor subunit, giving the protein MNCFVLLLVFAGLLGTSCSDEKKSIAEPIDTNCLSDSMLKLIEFDTIQYKQVTTRLLLSGKITENEDKLVKVYPLVGGYVKDLRVELGDYVNKGDVLAVIQSTEVADFQNQLVIAESNLNIAEKNLQVTQDMFEGGLSSEKDLVVAKKEYQKAVGELRRIKEVMNIYGVGEFSAYTVKAPISGFITEKFINENMQFRMDNTEQLFTIANLDNVWVIANVFESDIDHVKEGSEVEVTTLSYPDQVYKGRVDKIFNVLDKSSRVMKVRIILDNKGYKLKPEMFASISLLSQSGVKSLIAPENSLIFDNNKDYVLVYKDACHIDIRAIERIDKIDNNVRIQSGLKEGERVITKHQLLIYNHLINR; this is encoded by the coding sequence ATGAACTGCTTTGTTTTGCTGCTGGTTTTTGCAGGTTTACTTGGAACGTCTTGTTCGGATGAAAAAAAATCAATTGCTGAACCTATAGATACGAATTGTTTGTCAGACAGCATGCTTAAACTTATTGAGTTTGATACCATACAATATAAACAGGTAACAACAAGGCTGTTGCTGAGCGGCAAGATCACAGAGAATGAGGATAAGCTGGTAAAAGTATATCCGTTGGTTGGCGGTTATGTAAAAGATTTACGGGTGGAGCTGGGCGATTATGTAAATAAAGGAGATGTGCTTGCGGTTATTCAAAGTACCGAAGTTGCAGATTTTCAAAATCAATTGGTTATCGCAGAATCGAATTTAAATATTGCAGAAAAAAATCTGCAGGTAACGCAGGATATGTTTGAAGGGGGATTGTCTTCAGAAAAGGATCTGGTTGTAGCTAAAAAAGAATATCAGAAAGCAGTAGGAGAGCTCAGAAGAATTAAAGAAGTCATGAACATTTATGGTGTTGGCGAATTTTCTGCCTATACCGTTAAAGCACCTATTTCAGGTTTTATTACAGAAAAATTTATTAACGAGAATATGCAGTTCCGCATGGATAATACGGAGCAGCTTTTCACCATCGCTAACCTGGACAATGTATGGGTGATTGCAAATGTATTTGAATCGGATATTGATCATGTGAAAGAAGGCAGTGAGGTTGAAGTGACAACCTTATCTTACCCCGATCAAGTCTACAAGGGCCGGGTAGATAAAATTTTCAACGTACTTGACAAAAGCTCAAGGGTAATGAAAGTGCGTATCATACTTGATAACAAAGGCTATAAGTTAAAGCCTGAAATGTTTGCCAGTATATCACTCCTAAGTCAGTCCGGTGTAAAGAGTCTGATTGCTCCTGAAAACAGCCTCATTTTTGATAACAATAAAGATTATGTACTGGTATACAAAGACGCTTGTCACATTGATATCAGAGCGATTGAGCGTATTGATAAGATTGATAACAACGTACGTATTCAGTCTGGTTTGAAAGAAGGGGAACGCGTAATTACAAAACACCAGTTGTTAATTTATAATCATTTAATTAATAGATAA
- a CDS encoding efflux RND transporter permease subunit codes for MNRFILSIVSFSLKNRFFIFFATAILVVWGIVSYLNTPIEAFPDVTNTRVQIITQWPGRSTEEVEKFVTIPLEVEMNAIPGKTSLRSISLFGLSVVTIMFDDDVDEFKARQLVANRLISVETPDGASPELQPSYGPTGEIFRYTLKGDNLSSRDLKTVQDWVVERNLKGVPGIADVVSFGGEVKTFEISVDPNLLQNYNITALDVFQAVSRSNVNVGGDVIEKNDQAYVVRGIGVLNNLREIQNIVIDNIDGTPILVSNVAHVHESALPKLGYVGRDTMQNQVEGIVVMLKNENPSVVLENLKAKIDELNEHILPRNVQIVPFYDRSTLIGFTTHTVMKNLMEGIFLVTLIVFVFMADWRTTVIVAVVIPIALLFAFICMRLKGMSANLLSMGAIDFGIITDGAVVMVEGLFVLLDQKAHKLGMTRYNGLLKFGLIRKEAGKLGKAIFFSKLIIVTALLPIFAFQKVEGKMFSPLAYTLGFALLGALICTLTLVPVLASYLLNKNVREKHNPVVNFFDKIVMRAFNVTFHNKFKTMLVSIGIVAFGLFSYTFLGTEFLPELNEGAIYIRASMPMSTSLEQSIKISEKMRKSLLTFDEVKGVMSQSGRPNDGTDPTGFFNIEFHVDLKQEGDWKRKISKEELIAEMKKKLLEYQGISLNFSQPIMDNVEEAVSGVKGSLAVKIYGHDPNELEAKANSVYTVLNTVEGIEDLGVIQLVGQPEYHIDLDQQKMAIYGVSTADCQSVIQMAIGGKAITKLYEGERKFDVRIRYMPQYRMSREQLGSLLVPTLGNQKILLKEIATISKVTGPAFLYRENNERFVAVKFSIRGRDMGSTIEEAQSKVNKTITLDKGMRMEWRGQFENQVRATKRLMQVVPISLVLIFIILFIMFGTGKDAGLVLMNVPFALIGGIWALWITQTNFSISAGVGFIALFGICVQNGVILISVFKQKLIDGEELDAAIKEGLQSRIRPVIMTALMAALGLLPAALSHGIGSETQKPLAIVVIGGLVSATILTLLVFPIICHFFYKHPALRN; via the coding sequence ATGAATCGTTTTATATTATCTATTGTATCCTTTTCATTAAAGAATCGCTTCTTTATCTTTTTTGCAACAGCGATTCTTGTTGTGTGGGGTATAGTCAGTTATTTAAATACACCCATCGAAGCCTTTCCGGACGTTACCAATACACGTGTTCAGATCATTACACAGTGGCCGGGCAGAAGTACAGAAGAGGTTGAGAAATTTGTTACCATTCCGCTGGAAGTAGAAATGAATGCGATTCCGGGTAAAACCAGCCTGCGTTCCATTTCCTTGTTCGGTCTTTCTGTTGTAACCATCATGTTTGATGATGATGTGGATGAATTTAAAGCACGCCAGTTAGTAGCCAACCGGTTAATCTCTGTAGAAACCCCGGATGGTGCATCTCCCGAGCTGCAGCCAAGTTATGGTCCTACGGGCGAAATCTTCCGGTATACATTAAAGGGCGATAATTTATCTTCCAGAGATTTAAAGACTGTACAGGATTGGGTTGTTGAACGTAATTTAAAAGGTGTACCTGGTATTGCTGATGTAGTAAGCTTTGGAGGTGAAGTTAAAACATTTGAGATCAGTGTAGATCCGAACTTGTTACAGAACTATAACATTACAGCTCTGGATGTATTTCAGGCGGTGTCAAGAAGCAACGTCAATGTTGGTGGTGATGTTATTGAAAAGAACGATCAGGCATATGTTGTACGGGGTATAGGTGTGCTAAATAATCTGCGCGAAATACAGAATATTGTTATTGATAATATTGATGGTACACCGATACTTGTAAGCAATGTGGCACACGTGCATGAATCTGCTTTGCCGAAGTTGGGTTATGTAGGAAGAGATACCATGCAGAATCAGGTAGAAGGTATTGTGGTGATGCTGAAGAATGAGAACCCAAGTGTTGTACTCGAAAATCTGAAAGCAAAGATTGATGAATTAAACGAACACATTCTGCCGCGTAATGTACAGATCGTACCATTCTACGACAGAAGTACGCTGATCGGTTTTACTACCCATACGGTTATGAAAAACCTGATGGAGGGAATTTTCCTGGTTACGCTGATTGTATTTGTCTTTATGGCCGACTGGCGCACAACGGTTATTGTTGCTGTTGTTATTCCGATTGCATTACTGTTTGCCTTTATTTGTATGCGTCTGAAAGGCATGAGTGCAAACCTGCTTTCCATGGGGGCGATCGACTTTGGTATCATTACCGATGGAGCTGTTGTAATGGTGGAAGGTTTATTTGTATTGCTCGATCAGAAGGCGCATAAGCTGGGTATGACCAGGTACAACGGCTTGTTGAAATTTGGATTGATTCGCAAAGAAGCAGGTAAGCTGGGCAAAGCAATCTTCTTTTCAAAATTAATTATTGTTACGGCCTTGCTGCCGATTTTCGCTTTCCAGAAAGTGGAAGGTAAAATGTTTTCGCCGTTAGCATACACGCTTGGTTTTGCGTTATTGGGCGCTTTGATCTGCACCTTAACACTGGTGCCTGTTCTGGCGTCTTACCTGCTGAATAAAAACGTACGCGAAAAGCATAACCCTGTTGTTAACTTTTTTGATAAGATTGTGATGCGTGCGTTCAACGTTACGTTCCACAATAAATTCAAGACGATGCTGGTTAGTATAGGCATTGTTGCTTTCGGTTTGTTTTCCTATACATTTTTAGGAACAGAATTCCTTCCGGAGTTAAATGAAGGCGCTATATACATCCGTGCAAGTATGCCGATGAGTACATCGCTGGAACAGTCGATTAAGATTTCTGAAAAAATGCGTAAGTCGCTGCTCACCTTTGATGAAGTGAAAGGTGTTATGTCACAAAGCGGACGTCCGAATGATGGAACAGATCCAACCGGATTTTTCAATATCGAATTTCATGTGGATCTGAAACAGGAAGGCGATTGGAAACGAAAAATTTCCAAAGAAGAATTGATCGCGGAAATGAAGAAAAAGCTTCTGGAGTATCAGGGTATCTCATTGAACTTCTCACAGCCAATCATGGATAACGTGGAAGAAGCCGTTTCGGGTGTTAAAGGTTCTTTGGCGGTAAAAATTTACGGACATGATCCGAATGAACTGGAAGCAAAAGCAAACAGCGTATATACGGTGCTGAATACGGTTGAAGGCATTGAAGATCTTGGGGTGATACAATTGGTGGGCCAGCCGGAATACCACATTGATCTGGATCAGCAGAAGATGGCTATCTATGGCGTGAGTACAGCCGATTGTCAATCGGTCATTCAGATGGCTATTGGCGGAAAAGCTATTACAAAACTGTATGAAGGCGAACGCAAATTCGATGTGCGTATACGATATATGCCACAGTACAGGATGTCCAGAGAGCAGCTTGGAAGTTTGCTGGTACCTACACTTGGTAATCAAAAGATTCTGTTGAAAGAAATTGCTACCATTTCAAAAGTTACCGGCCCTGCATTCCTGTACCGTGAAAACAACGAACGTTTTGTAGCGGTTAAATTTTCTATCCGGGGCCGTGATATGGGCAGTACCATTGAAGAGGCGCAATCAAAAGTGAATAAAACAATAACGCTGGATAAAGGCATGCGTATGGAATGGCGCGGTCAGTTTGAAAACCAGGTACGTGCAACCAAACGTCTGATGCAGGTTGTGCCGATCAGCCTGGTATTAATCTTTATTATTCTCTTTATCATGTTTGGCACAGGTAAAGATGCCGGACTTGTTTTAATGAATGTGCCGTTTGCTTTAATAGGAGGGATCTGGGCATTGTGGATTACGCAAACAAACTTCAGTATTTCGGCCGGGGTTGGTTTTATTGCCTTGTTTGGTATTTGTGTTCAAAATGGTGTAATTCTTATATCCGTATTCAAACAAAAATTAATAGACGGAGAAGAACTGGATGCGGCAATTAAAGAAGGGCTGCAGTCGCGTATCCGTCCCGTAATTATGACTGCGCTGATGGCTGCCTTAGGTTTATTACCCGCTGCCTTATCTCATGGTATCGGTTCAGAAACACAAAAGCCTCTTGCTATCGTAGTCATTGGCGGCCTGGTAAGTGCAACCATATTAACGTTGCTTGTATTCCCGATTATCTGTCATTTCTTCTACAAACATCCGGCATTGCGAAACTGA
- a CDS encoding SDR family oxidoreductase, with protein sequence MKRILITGGAGFIGSNLTEALLNRSDVELVRVLDNFSTGYQHNIHEFLTHPKYEFVEGDIRNYEDVVKAVEGIEVISHQAALGSVPRSLKDPMTSNNANVLGSMNVFHAAKESGADRVVYASSSSVYGDDPGSPKEEDRLGNVLSPYAASKRSIELYAKAFSNVYPFRFIAMRYFNVFGPRQNAQGAYAAVIPQFITALLNGQQATIFGDGSQTRDFTFIDNVLQMNIKALSTDNADAFNRYYNVACGSTTSLNRVYAILAGCAGSDIKPHYTDPRQGDIKDSLANISLAQKHIGYKPEIQIEEGLIKTFDWFKKNQGE encoded by the coding sequence ATGAAAAGAATATTGATTACAGGCGGAGCAGGGTTTATCGGTTCAAACCTGACAGAAGCGTTATTGAACAGAAGTGATGTTGAGCTGGTGCGTGTACTGGATAATTTTTCAACAGGATACCAGCACAACATACATGAATTTTTGACCCACCCCAAATATGAATTTGTTGAGGGCGATATCCGTAACTATGAAGATGTAGTTAAAGCAGTAGAGGGAATCGAAGTGATCAGCCATCAGGCTGCACTTGGTTCTGTACCGCGTTCGCTAAAAGATCCTATGACCAGTAATAATGCAAACGTGCTGGGTTCCATGAATGTTTTTCATGCTGCAAAAGAATCAGGTGCAGACCGTGTCGTGTACGCATCTTCCTCTTCGGTTTATGGAGATGATCCGGGTTCACCTAAGGAAGAAGACCGTTTGGGTAATGTGTTGTCTCCGTACGCTGCAAGTAAGCGCAGTATTGAACTGTATGCAAAGGCGTTCAGCAACGTCTATCCATTTCGTTTTATTGCTATGCGTTACTTCAATGTGTTTGGTCCCAGGCAAAATGCGCAGGGAGCATATGCTGCCGTAATACCTCAATTCATAACTGCATTATTAAATGGGCAGCAGGCTACAATCTTCGGAGATGGCTCCCAGACACGCGATTTTACCTTTATTGATAATGTATTACAAATGAATATAAAAGCACTGTCTACAGATAATGCAGATGCGTTTAACAGATATTATAATGTAGCCTGCGGCTCAACAACTTCCTTGAACCGTGTATATGCTATACTTGCAGGCTGTGCCGGCTCAGACATTAAGCCCCATTATACGGATCCAAGACAAGGAGATATAAAAGACAGTCTGGCCAATATCAGTTTAGCGCAAAAGCACATTGGATATAAACCCGAAATACAGATTGAAGAAGGATTAATTAAAACCTTCGACTGGTTTAAAAAGAATCAAGGTGAATAA